Genomic segment of Panicum virgatum strain AP13 chromosome 9N, P.virgatum_v5, whole genome shotgun sequence:
tacaaAACTTTTCACAGAGAtaagttgtaaatcacgagataaatctaatcaacctacttaatccataatttgcaataaTAATGCTATATTAATCATctattaattataaattaattaaacttattatattcatctcgcgatttacaatccatacgtataaaaaaagttataaacagattttatttaatagtcCTAAATAACaagattttctttcaaaaaaattttggaGGGCAGCTGTGCCCATGACATTCGATCCATTCAGCGCAGACACGGCCCCATCTAGGCTCTCGCCTCCGCTTATAGCAGATGAGCAATCAACACAGGACCAGATGGACCGAAATGGGTGGCTCCATaaatccatctgatgaagagaAACCAACATATATATCACATAAAACCAACGTATCAAGCAAATATTAGCTCCGGATACAGATTCAATGCAACCTGAGACATCGAAAAAGAGCGGTAAAGAGCGAGATAAATTTTGCATACATCAATGTATAGCATAGCTTACACGGGCTGATCATAAGTCTAAATCATATGGCAAGTGATCACAGGAGTCTCTAGCAAACAAAAAAATGGTAAGAAACTCGATAAAACCATGTATAATACTTATTCCTTACAATCAGTAAAGTTCCTGATAAAATATATGATGAAAGTCTTACATTTCGAACTTTTGACACTAGAAAGAATATAGGGGCTTGTAGCTTCCATTGCTTATCTCAACTGTGTAGGGGAGCAGAGGAGGCCTGATGCATCTGCCCCAACTGTGGCAAGCTCACATATGGTACAAAGCTGCCCCTCGATGGAAGGTGCAAACCGGGATCCACAATATGGGCAGGAAACATCTTTTTGGCCACGGTAGATAGGAACATATGTAGCACCGCAGACAACGAAAGGATTTCTAAAGTCATAGTTCAGTTGGTGAGAATCATTCTTGTCCTGGCAAGCTTGCAGCACCTGCCGAGCCTTCTTTGCTTGAGCCTCCTGGGGGCTGTTCTCGAGAAGCATCCTTGCAAAGTGTGCTGCAGTAGCATAGTTTTTCTGCTTGAAACAAAGAGCCATAGCGCTTGCAAGCACAAGCCTCATATGAACTCTTTGAAGCTTGCAATTAGTGAAGTAAGCAGCCAACTCCTGCTGACGGGTAACATCATCCCTCAATTCCTTTCTCTTGAGTTCCATTTTCAGACCAAGAACGTACTCTCTCACTATCTCAATTAATTCCTTCACTTCATCAACTTCTCTCCGTGAGTCCACCACAATAACAGGAATGGTATGTAAGATGCTTAGGAACTGCCTCAGTGCTTCTGGGAACCTGCCCTCTGTTGTGGCTTTGTAGGCAGCCTTGAGTCTGTCTTCCAACTGTGAGAAGCTGAAAACAAGTGCAGGAGGGCCCCTCACATTAGGACTAGCAGACTCATTCCATCCTTTCTCAACAGCAACTGGTATTACCGGAGCAGCAGCAAGTGCACGCAGATATGTGTGACTGCCCATGTGCAGATCAAGAAACAAGGGCTTCAGGGGAGCGAAATTCTTGATACCCAATTGGCGGTTAAGTAACCGCATTGCTGTGTCAAAGTTCCCTGAAGCTGCATGCTCCCCAGCCAGAGACGATCTCTGAGTCCAAATCTGGCTGACAGGGATGCCTGGTGTAGGAGCAACAAATACAGCAGAGCGAACATTGCCAGCAGCTTTTGGAGTCTCTGTTTCAGGTGGAAGTTCCAGATCTTCCAGGTCCCAGCCACCTTCCTCACCATCCTCCTCATTTGGTTCATTCTCCTCCGCATCAACAAAACCATCAGCGCCATTTGCCACCACCTCACTTGCATCAATAATATTCAAATCTTCATCACCCCAGTCAGCACCAGCAGCTTCATCATCTTCCTCAAGTTCTGCCCTTCCAGTTGCATCCAGTCCACCTTCAAAAATTCCACGCATCACACGCAGCAATGGCCAATCACCACAGGCTGTAAGAGGTGCAGGGGGAATCAGCAGTGAGTGAGATTTTCCTTCAGGCAGTGAAGGAACATTTTCACCCAGTTCAGCAGCGATCCTCTCAGCAATTTCAGTGAGCCCGTGAGTAACAGCAGTAACATAAGCAAGCGGTAGCTGCCCAGCATTCTCCAAGATCTCAACTCTCTTCTTAGCATCCCCAAGATATAGCGCATTGTGGAACTGTCCCATCAAATTATTATTCTGTCCAGCAATTTTGCACATAAAGCCCACCTTGTCCAAATAGCCAGTAATAAGATACAGAAAAGCAAGCCTCTCAAAATTCTTTGTTCGTTGGTATGCATATTCCACAATGCCAACATTTCCTTGCCTCAGGGCCTCAATTCCCAACCTGTACCAGTGATCCTTGTCATCAATCTCCTTTGCAGAAGCAACTGCAATTTGAATGTTACCACTCTCAAGAGCTAGGTTAAATCTGGTCTTCTCATCCTTCACAAAGTGCAGAGCAACTTCTGGAAAACCTTTCTGCTGTAAATAAGAAATAACAGCCTGTCCACATAGCTGGGAGTTCTTAATCATACTCATAACATGATCATAGCGTTTTCGGAGAAGTGCGAGCTTGAAAATGTACTCAGATGCATCAACTGCAATCAACTTGTTCTTCCCATCACGATCTAGGCAGAAAATATTGTTCCCAACAACCCTTGTTATGTAAATAGGAACATCAAGGGTTTTTATGATCCCACTATCTCCATTGGGAAGACAGTACTTCATATGGTTCAATGTAGTGTAAATGAACACGCCATTCTCATCCCAGGCACCACTTTTCACACGGATGGTTTCATGCAATGTGCAACGATGGACAAGCTTCTTGCTAGCTATAACCACTGCATGCTTGCTCAACAGTGCTACAGATTCCATATCGGTGGACCAAGCAACGTATTTAACAGCAGGAGTCtggagctcaccaagaaccagtCTTTGCTGAAGATCAAAGATGGCCACACGATCTTCAGCTTTGCACAGCAAGTTACCGGTCCCAGCATAGTATATTGCATCAGTCGCAATTGGAAGGGGACTTTTCTTCACAATTTCATTCTTCAGATTCTTCACCAAAACTTGATTGCTACTCTTCTCAAGGACTGCGAACCTGTTGCGCGCCACAAAAACTGCAGAACCACCAGCTCCCTTCTTTGCCTCTTGCAAATAATCAGACCTGCCAGCTGAATCCTTAGGAACAATGTAGAGTTCATATGAGCCTCCATCAGCATCAGAACAGATCAAGACAGCATTTTCGGTTGGGCTATATGATAACGACGTTGGTGACTGGTTCAAGCTAACTGATCCAGGCCTTCTTATGGGAGCCACTTGAACTTCTTTCTGGGTAGAGTATTCAAATAATCGGAGAAATcggtccttcacatagaaaacaGTGTCACCACTTACACAGAAGGCTGGGCGTTCCCTCTCTAGTTTGAACACGATCATGCCACTGTCATGACCAGCAGCAAGAAGATTCATTTCAGGATGAGCAGCAAGAACCCAGAAACGGTCATGTTCCCGCCTAAATGTTTGAATACCAGTTCTCTTTGTGGCATCCCAAATGCGAATGCTTTTGTCTTCTGAGTTAGACACAATGATGtcttgctttgcatggaacatCACGCAAGACACATTATTCATGTGGCCCCTCAAAGTATCAACTTCCCAAGCCTTGGTGTCTGTAATAAAGGGCAAAAGCAGATTATTACATTTCAAATATTTCCATTAAAATAATGTACATAGTTTTTTCCCACACATGGAAGTATCTAATGAGTAACAGAATTGTGTGTGCCAACTTCACCATGTGGAACCATTTTGCATGCaatatttaaataaaaaatctGAATCAAGAAATCACTATTGTGAGGCATGCCTGTTGCATTCAGCAAGAAGTTACATCATATTGTAATATCCATACTAAGGATTAAATGGTCTAAATTTCCGTGAAGGCAAGATATGTTGAACACAACGGAAAAAGGAACCATGataacaaatatatatatatacaattaGGTAATTCTGTCATGTTGAAATATCAAATTAT
This window contains:
- the LOC120691347 gene encoding coatomer subunit alpha-3-like, encoding MLTKFETKSNRVKGLSFHPRRPWILASLHSGVIQMWDYRMGTLLDRFDEHDGPVRGVHFHATQPLFVSGGDDYKIKVWNYKTHRCLFTLHGHLDYIRTVQFHHEYPWIVSASDDQTIRIWNWQSRTCVAVLTGHNHYVMCASFHPKEDLVVSASLDQTVRVWDIGALRKKTVSPADDILRLTQMNTDLFGGVDAVVKYVLEGHDRGVNWASFHPTLPLIVSGADDRQVKLWRMNDTKAWEVDTLRGHMNNVSCVMFHAKQDIIVSNSEDKSIRIWDATKRTGIQTFRREHDRFWVLAAHPEMNLLAAGHDSGMIVFKLERERPAFCVSGDTVFYVKDRFLRLFEYSTQKEVQVAPIRRPGSVSLNQSPTSLSYSPTENAVLICSDADGGSYELYIVPKDSAGRSDYLQEAKKGAGGSAVFVARNRFAVLEKSSNQVLVKNLKNEIVKKSPLPIATDAIYYAGTGNLLCKAEDRVAIFDLQQRLVLGELQTPAVKYVAWSTDMESVALLSKHAVVIASKKLVHRCTLHETIRVKSGAWDENGVFIYTTLNHMKYCLPNGDSGIIKTLDVPIYITRVVGNNIFCLDRDGKNKLIAVDASEYIFKLALLRKRYDHVMSMIKNSQLCGQAVISYLQQKGFPEVALHFVKDEKTRFNLALESGNIQIAVASAKEIDDKDHWYRLGIEALRQGNVGIVEYAYQRTKNFERLAFLYLITGYLDKVGFMCKIAGQNNNLMGQFHNALYLGDAKKRVEILENAGQLPLAYVTAVTHGLTEIAERIAAELGENVPSLPEGKSHSLLIPPAPLTACGDWPLLRVMRGIFEGGLDATGRAELEEDDEAAGADWGDEDLNIIDASEVVANGADGFVDAEENEPNEEDGEEGGWDLEDLELPPETETPKAAGNVRSAVFVAPTPGIPVSQIWTQRSSLAGEHAASGNFDTAMRLLNRQLGIKNFAPLKPLFLDLHMGSHTYLRALAAAPVIPVAVEKGWNESASPNVRGPPALVFSFSQLEDRLKAAYKATTEGRFPEALRQFLSILHTIPVIVVDSRREVDEVKELIEIVREYVLGLKMELKRKELRDDVTRQQELAAYFTNCKLQRVHMRLVLASAMALCFKQKNYATAAHFARMLLENSPQEAQAKKARQVLQACQDKNDSHQLNYDFRNPFVVCGATYVPIYRGQKDVSCPYCGSRFAPSIEGQLCTICELATVGADASGLLCSPTQLR